The nucleotide window CCTCTGAGACCCAGTCCAAAAGGTGAGCGCCAactttcctcctcttcccccttcctctcccccacccccttcccagcTTTCTTTTCCTCCTAGTGCTCGCAAACATGGCGCTTACCTTCCCCACCAGCCCGGTCCGGCTGCCCACCTCTCCCCGCCCCCCACCTCTCTCCGCGACCCGAGGAAGGGGGGCGGCGGGGGCGAGGGGCGGGGGCACCTCCCTCCTTACTCTCCCCCTCCTTTCCCCAGAAGTTTCTCGTCGCCCTTCTAGGTCTCAGTCCCCGCCCCCACCTCGACTGGTCACTGCTGCCCGGTTTCCCACCCCCATCCGTGTGGCTTTGAAGTTGCCACACTCTCCCCGGCGCTGGCGGGGCGAAGGAGCGAGTGTAGGCGCTGGAAAGGCAGCTCTGGCTGCTGCCCGAGCCCCACGGAGGTGGCCAGAGCCGCCGGTGTCCACACCTCCGCCGGGTCACTTCGGCCCGGCGGGCGCTTGCGCTCCCCGAGCCCGGGGATTCGGCTGTCCCAGGCTGCGCTGGAGGTGGTCGCGGCCGCCCTGGAGGGAGAGTGTAGGTAGGGGCTGGCGGTGCAGAAGGGGGTCTGGGGAAGTCGAGGTTTTGTATGACAGAGTTAATCATTCACCGTGCCCGCGGTGGTTCCCTTCACGGCTGCGACAACTTAGGGGTGTTGGTGCGGCTGGGCTTCGCCGTATTTTGAAACCTGATTCTGAACTCCCTCGGATCGAATTTAAGTGCTGCGAGGGTAGTGGGGCTGGAGGGCTGCTGGCTCGGTCCCCGAACACTGCGTGCCTCCCTCCCGGTACGACAGCTGGGGGTGGAGGCCGGCTGGCCTGAGGCGGACAGCAGAAAAGGAGTGGGGGCGCTATCAATTCCGCATCGCCTTGAGCGCCCACCCTGGCGGGTTTGAACTTTTTGACTGGCAAGGTATCTTCCCCAGCTGACAGAAAATCCTGGGTCTTCCACCTTTTTTTGTGAATCCTCTGACACTTGGTGTGTGTGTCCCTGTGTGTGATGTTGGGAGAAGTAAAGTAAGGAGAAGGTCGCCTTAAGAGGTGGTGTCTCCTGCCCTGcggggagagaagagaaaaaatccAAAAGCAGCTAGAAGGTTCTGCTCCGGGAAGGACTCTGGGAGCCAGGGAGCCCGCGAAGGTGATCACCCGGCGCATTCCAGAGCCCGCGGCGGCCCGCTCCTGCCCCGGCACTCCGGCGGGGGCCCGACGGCTCCGGCGATCCTCGcccaaggcagggagggaggcactgTGCGTGTGCCCAGCCTCGCGGTAACCAAAACCGCGACCTGCTTGCTCCCTTCCCCAGACTTGCGGGGAGACCCACAGGAGGCGCGCTGGTGACCACGCCACCTGTCCTCGCACCCGCGGCCCGGCGCGCCGACGGAATTCGCGGGGCCTGTGGCAGCGGGTGGGGAGAGGGCGCAGCGCGCAGGCCAGCTGCCCTGCAGCCTCCACTCCCTCACGTGAGCTTTCCCCAGGTCTTACCGGCCACACTCTGCAGGCCTCacgccccaccccccacccccaccaactgTACATCGCCGCCCTCGGCTCAGTTGCGGGCTTTAGGCCCCTCTCCGGATCTACCTCCCACCCGCACCCCCGGTGAGTCACTCGCCGACTGCGACGGCGGCTCAGCCTCAGCTCGTAAATCAAAGCGCTTTCTGCGCCCCTGGCCCCTCAGTCCAAAGCCTGGGTAATCCCCTCGCCTTTGCATGAAAGGGAACAGACCGCCGGGCACAGCAGCGATGTAGGATCCTCTGCTGGGCCGAGTCCCGCCACGTTTCCAAATTGCCTCGGTCCTACTCCCCGCTCTCACCACCTCCCAGCCTCACACCAAAAGAGGGAACACCACCACTACCTACTCCCGGACTTGGTATTTCCCAAGTTGGGGAGCTGAGAAATACAGTCCTGCCTGTAACGGAAGGACTAGGGTGGTAGTGGCAAGGGGTCTGATAGTTACAGGGCCTCTGAGTGGCCCACACCCTCTCCCTTCCACCTCACCAGGGCACTGGATGGTGTATGTTAAATAGGCCCCTATGAGTTCCTTTGGATTCTAAGGTACATAACAGTTACTGGGTTGAAAGTGCCTTTCCTACAAAGGACAACCACTTTGTTGAATGAGTTGCCAGACTGAAGTTTGGGAGATGAGAAAATGATGTCTTGTTAACTAACTGGCAAACGAAACTGAGCCCTCCCACTCCTTTGGCGGTTTCATTTACCTCCAAACTCACACTGATCTGAATTGATCTGAGAGAAGGAGTTTCTAAACAGGAAAGACTAACCATCCCATTTAATGAGTTTTTGTATGGTATAGGTAGCAGCATATTTAGCAGTAAGGAATGCTATAAATTGCGTACATAATTTCTTCAGTGCTATAAAAATGTACATGCAATTCTCCTGCAAATCCTATTAGTGGAATTTGCTTCTTCCAGATCTCTGACTTTCCCCTGTTTTTATTAGTAAAAATGTTTGGGATATGAGCGTTCATCTTCCTAGATTCTATGTCTGGTTAGAGTCTGCTGAAGGCCTCATAGCTTAAACAAGACTAAAGACTTGCTTTCCTTAAATATTGCCTGTAGGGGGTTTAGAGGCTGGTTTTCCAAACAAGTGGCACTATGTACAATGCCATCCCTGACCTTCTGAATGTCTTGATTTCCTCCTCTGTACAGTGAGTCAGATGGCAATCCCAGCACTGAAGATGAATCCAGCAAGGGCCATGAGGATTTGTCTCCTCATCCACTCTCCAGTTCATCAGATGGTGTCACCAACCTCAGCCTTTCCAGTCACATGGAGCCAGTATATATGCAACAAATTGGAAATACGAAGATATCATTAAGCTCCTCTGGAGTTTTGTTGAATGGAAGCTTGGTGCCTGCAAGTACTTCACCTGTCTTCCTTAATGGTAATTCTTTCATTCAGGGACCCAATGGAGTTATCCTTAATGGATTAAATGTGGGAAATACACAGACAGTGTCACTAAACCCAACAAAAGTGGCATCAAATATTGCAAGTAATGGTATATCCATGACTGACATACTGGGGTCTACCTCTCAGGATGTGAAGGAATTCAAAGTCCTCCAGAGTTCTTCAGCTAACTCAGAAGCCACCACTTCCTACAGCCCCAGTGCCCCTGTGTCATTCCCAGGGCTGATACCCAGCACTGAGGTGAAAAGAGAAGGCACTCAAACAGTGGCTTCCCAGGACGGAGGTTCTGTAGTGACGTTTACTACACCAGTGCAAATTAACCAGTATGGCATTGTCCAGATCCCCAATTCCGGAGTAAATGGCCAGTTCCTTAATGGGAGCATTGGATTCTCTCCACTACAGCTGCCTCCTGTCTCAGTGGCAGCTTCACAAGGTAAAAGTCTCATTTGGTACCATAGTGTTGCAGTGAATGTTTGAGCCAGCTGCAGTAAATGATTCATTTGGTGAGAGCTATAAATCAATGTTACCTACTGTTAAGGTACCTTAGTGACTGCCATAGCTGCAGAATAGCCTTGATTTGTTTCTCCTTCTTCACAACATGCATGTAATGTCCAGCTTGCTTGGTTCCCTGGCATTATGGGTTTTTATTGTCCTAACAACTGAATGGAAGTTACAGTTGCTACAGTTCATTGCAAGTCTTGCCAGTTCTGCAGTTAAAGAAATACGATAAGTCAATCAGTGCTTACAAAACAACCCATTGCttgacattttaagaaaaaaaaattagtaatattGGTAAGAACACAAAATTAGTCCTACAGCtagtaaaaatgtatatatttatttgacCAAAAAGTGTTTTAGGAGAGCAAATTACAAAGACTGGACAGTTTTGTTTGATTCATGTTCCTCCTAAATTAAGACTAACAAATCTAGAGGAATAATAGGAATATGTGATTGGGTATCTATTGCTCTGCATGTATATTTGCCTCTTAAATATATAGGCTTATTTATGAAGGCAACTGTAAACcttattttatgcatttgtggCTTTACTAAAAGCAGTCTGCTAAAGGAAGCACTAGTCTGAAATTCAGGAAACCTGAAGCTGATATGCCAGCTCTCCACTGACTTTATGCAAATCTGATGGCTCTGTCATTTCCTCTATATAGAAACAGGGATGGTTAGAATAGCAGTGGAGGTTGCATAGTCCCTTTAATTCAGGAGTGGGAGATGTTAATGCATGTTTGCCTCCCTACAAGCAAATCTGAAAGTTCAGATTTTTACCAAAGCAAGTTAAGTAATTGTTTGTCTGAAAGATCAGCTTCctgtaaaatgatttttttttaatgcacaactCTTTTGTTTCTGCAACTATGACCTACGTCAGTTTATTGGAAGCATTAGTGAAAATTGTTGTGGAGTAAATTTCAcctgtacatttatttctcttcaGGTAAAGTGGTAGTAAAACACAATAGTCCTGTAGCACactatttatttcttcattgttcCAGGTTAGTGAAAGAAAGGATTAAGctattttattatataacataGGGCAAAAATGTGAAAACCACAGGGAAAGCACCAGTGCTTAGTTTTATAGTAATGTGAGGTGgatctaaccctttttctctctttaggaTATTTCCAAACAGtaggtaacattttaaaaataataaatttgaacCAAAAGCATGGTATGTACATTAGGGGAGGAGAAAGGCAGAAATACATTTCGCATGTATCTAGAAAAGTGTTACCACAGAAAATTATTACAAAGTAACAGCTAATTTTTAAAGTGGGACATGCAATATGAATGAGAATAGCATTTTCAGTTAAGATAGCTAAGATCAAATGACAGAGCTGTCAGTCCTTAGACTGGGTGTATTGCAGGCATAAGTTTAACCAAATGGGTCCAAAAAGCAAGGTTCCTTTATAGTAACTGTGTATTGCAGGTTTCAATAAAACATTTGGGGGTTCAGCCTTTCTTAAAAACAGATTCTGAGCCTTTCTTTAAAATGTCTAGACAGGGTAGGTTAACTTTCTATGATTGGGATTTATATGTAAAAGTAGTTGTCATCTTTTACTAACTTCATAATCTAAGAAAATCAAGTTTTTTCTTTACCATTGTTACAAAATTAAAGTTTATATCATTTTTTCACTTGGGTTTTTTAAACTGATCTTGAAATTATTGTCCAAATTATAATCCAATTGCAGTTAAGCTTAAATATCAAATTTTAGATCACATCTGTTTTCCCCTTGCATTTATAATTTATGcacattcagaaatatttttttatttattatattcaatGCCAGTTGGAGAAAGTGTCACATTTATTATGTTATTAATGGCTCTATCAAAGATAACTAATAATTTTATTCACATATACATTGCAAACAatttcacaaacacatacacacacaaaataaacatttacttCAGGTAACTTTTTGCCACAGTTTAGCAACCAAAAAGAACTTTAAAGCATACTTAAGTTGAAGtcagatattttcaaataaaagccTTTATCTTTTGTTTGACCTGGAACAAACATTTGTGGTAGGGAAAAGCCCAAACATATGTAAAATGTTTCCCAGTATTTCCATGATGAATACTTTCTAGTGGTTAAAATTTTTCAAGTTCCAATACAGTGTTTTCGTTTTCTTTTATTCCACTTAAAGACTTTTCTTTACATTTAAGGTGTTTAAAAATGTTTGGAAGATTATAAAGAGCAGTGTGACATTTTCTCAATATAGATGGTAATATAATCACAATTATTCTAATAATTCAAGTTTTGGTGAATAACCTTTAATAGTGGGCTTTCTCAAAACAGTAGTTTATTGAACATCTAATACAAGAGCAGGGTAAATAGCCCAACTGAATGATTCTGTCACAAAAATCCTCAAGTCCACCTTTCCTTTAATGGCAAGATAATTGCCATCATTTCACTATAAAGACTCATACATAAAAGGGTTTTATTTGGTTGTGAGATGGGGAGGGAGTGTCTAATTCATCTACATCGTCTGAGTTACCTGATTTGAACACATCAACTAtctatttacatttctttctctaCTTTTGGTCTCCACAGACCATTATAGTGAGCCTCAAAAGACAACAAATTTAGAGAAGACTTAGCTCTAGTTATTTATATtaatctgtatttaaaaaatacatttcattattgtcattaattctttctatcacTACAACAGTGAAAATCCagaactggcacaagaaaagaaaaaaacctgttgGATGTTTGTTGACATTACTTTATGGTTAGTTTGGTGAAAGTTTGCAACTTGTCTGGACAAGTTTATGGTTAACTTTAAGCCCCAGGGTAACTCATTTTATGTGgtattttccatttatattttgtcAGTTACTGAGCTTGAGCTGAACAAAGGTacttattttgcatttgttttctagTTCTAACTAGTAGAGCTTGCAGTAACTACCAACTAACTGAGAAATAGCAAGTTGATAATAACAAGAAAGGACTGAAATTAGAACTTGCAAAcgttttttttttcacacttgGCTTCTAAACCAGTAGTTCTCACTCCCACTTGATCATCAGAATTACTCAGGGAGTTTTAAGATAACACCAGTTATAGGATTTACCGAGTCAGATTCTCCAGAGTGGAATCTGGTAATCTGTAGTTTTAAGTATTCAAGGTGATTCTACTGAACCTGAGAAAAATCGTGCGTACAGAAaagtatcttttttctctccttatcATTTCCATCGATGATAatatgtactttattttttttaggtaATATTTCAGTAAATTCAAGCACTTCAGATGGGAGCACATTTACAAGTGAGTCCACCACAATCCAGCAAGGAAAGGTTTTCTTGAGCTCTCTTGCTCCCAGTGCAGTGGTATATACTGTTCCTAATTCAGGCCAGACTATAGGATCTGTTAAACAGGAGGGCTTGGAGAGGAGCTTGGTATTTTCTCAGTTGATGCCTGTCAATCAGAATGCACAAGTAAATGCGAACCTGTCTTCTGAGAATATCTCGGGGAGTGGCCTCCATCCACTAGCCTCCTCATTAGTTAATGTATCCCCAACTCACAATTTTTCCCTGACTTCCCCTACCCTACTAAATCCCACTGAGCTAAACCCTGACATTGCTGATAGCCAGCCAATGTCTGCACCTGTGGCAAGCAAATCTACTGTGACATCTGTCAGCAACACTAACTATGCAACTCTTCAGAACTGCTCCCTTATTACCAGTCAAGATCTATTGTCAGTCCCCATGACCCAGGCTACCCTTGGGGAAATAGTTCCTACAGCTGAAGACCAGGTGGGTCACCCCTCCCCAGCAGTACACCAAGATTTTGTCAGAGAGCATCGCTTGGTTCTGCAATCTGTAGCTAACATAAAAGAGAATTTCTTAACAAATTCTGAGGGCAAAGCAACAGGCAACTTAATGATGCTGGACTCCAAATCCAAGTATGTCCTGGAGGGCATGGTTGAGACTGTCTGTGAAGATCTGGAAACAGACAAAAAAGAGCTTGCCAAGCTCCAAACTGTCCAATTGGATGAAGATATGCAAGACTTATAAACTTTATTGCccccaaccttttttttttcttctgtcatcAGCAGGCAAATCTTTTCACAAAGCCCTGAGGACATAAAGCATTTTTCCATTTAAAGGGAAACACTAGTTTTGCAAGTAAATGCATTCAAGAGACTTAGGGTTGATCTGCATGAAGATCACAGTTAAAATATAGAGGAGTAGAACTGCATTACTGCAGCCTTTTTGTTCACAGATGTTCTTTCCTAAATAGATGGAGACAACGGAACGAGATGAAATGTATCAAGTCAAAGTGTATCATTTGGTTGACTTAATATAATTCTAAGGTCAAATGGGACTTGataaatagttttttaaattaaaaatgcatacAGCTGACATGGAAAATTAAATATTGCTACAGAGCTTAGAAACAATACAAAcaattctttttgtttacttttcctCCATGGGCATTGATAAGGTTAGGAAGCATAAATGGTACTCCACATTATATTTTAAGGGTATATTTTTGAATATATGCATTTATGTTTTTCAGCATTTTTGTGAGTCTTGGTTTGTCTCTGTACATTTCCAAATGTGATTGCAAGTAGTTCAGTGGGGCTGAGAAAGTTTGCAACTCCACTAAAAACTCAAACTTCAGTATGAGTGTAAATATATTAGTCCTGTAAGCAAGTACTGAGTAATTATAGTGAATTTTATTTATGCTGTATATGTTTCTCTTATACTTCGGACACTAGGAATTGAAAAGGAAGAtgttttcttactgtttaatttattttattgttcgAACAGGAAGTGAACATAGTTATTTCCAAGAAAGTTTTACTTTTTGTAGGATTTTAAAAGTAATGATTTTTATCAGGAGTCAATTAAGGTCAATATTTATAACACTGAAACAGGCAATCTAACTCCCAGTATTGGAATTTTGGTACTTTTTTTCACATCCTTGTTCTTTATTTAGCAATccaattcatttaaatatttttttctatagaaCTCTATGTGCCTTTTTACCTTGTGGCCTTTTTACTATTCTTACTAAGGTACAAAAGTGTCAACAGAAGCACTGATGGCTCTTTTCTACTATCTAACAGGGTTAATTACACCACAGAATTGCTTTAAATCTAAAGAATTAAGTTtcaattgtatttttatgtataatgTTTATGATGCAAATAGATGAACAACTGATTATTGTTGATGCTTGTCATTACAATGAAAAATAGCAACAATTATAGACTACCATGTAAAATTAATCCTGTAGGCTATGAAACCAACCCTCTTAAAGAAAGAATGTAAGTTCTATTGAGCACATTCTGTCCTATTGAAATACTTAGTTCTCAATGTTTGGAATCAGTTGTTACATTATGACATATGACTGTTGTTTGCACTATATtatcatgtcttctttaaaaGTAAATCATTTTTGGTTTCTCTAAGAAGCTTGTTTGATAATGTTGTGAGCTGTGGTAGTTTTTATTAGGACTGAACACAAGATGTTAAACTACAACACATTTATGTAGTGAGTAAAGTCTCTGGTCCCCGCAAAACAAGAAAAGTGAGAAGTGGTCTCTTGAGAGATGACTTAACATTGTTGAACATAAAGATGTTACCACGTCTTGCTTTTTTTAAGATCAGAACAAACGGTCCATCAAGATCTCTACATGCCAAGCAGCTGAGCATGTTGAATAAGGGCCGTAGAGGGTTTAACTTACGTTGTTATTGCAGATGGAACTTGCAGGCATAGGTAAAGAGCCCTGTGAAGAATTCCTCTCCCATAATTTTGATAAAGAACTTAGATCCCATCTTTCATTAGTGGATGTTCCTAAACTGCTGAAACtacatgttttttgtttgtctttttttacaaAGTCAGGTGTTTATTAGAGTTCTCGTCCACTCCACCACTACTTATACAGATTGTTTCTTCCCTTTGGGTAGGTAGTGATCATGTTATTGAGATTAGTTACATGATTCTAGAGTGTAGTTTACATGAAAATTATGTTTTCCACTTGATTACTTTGATCCTAAAAAAAAGAGTTTGTTAGTTACTTAAGACTACCCATCCAATAAGGGAGATGGAAAGTTTAGAaagttatatatgttatatatataactGGAAAAGTTCTTTATGTCTTCCAAAAATATAATAAACCTTTTATTCACCgttcttcctcttttctcccttaagaaaaagaaaagatagcaCAAAACTTAAGACTTACCTAGGAAACCCATTCATATTCCCAACAAGATGTAATTATACCCCTACAATTATTGCAGGTAGCTACACAATATACCAGGTAAGAATCAGTGCACATTATAAAGAACTATTGTTCTTTCCTATTCTTATTCAGTAAAGTAAGCCCATATATATGTGAATGAAATAAGGTAAACCCCATGATCTCCTTGCACAGAATTGCAAATGTTTTTTGCAATCCCAAGGGCCAGACTCAAAACTCTTGGAGTTCATGTAGCAGAATTTCTCTCTTACATAAACCAGTTCTTGAAGATGCTGCAAATGAACCTCTAATGATGCTCAAAGAGGAATCAGAATAGGGGTAAATAACTCTCCCTGCAAATGCCAGCCACTGCTGCTGGTTGTGGGATTTTTGGTGTGAAGCTATCTATGCACTCTATCAGCCAGAATTTGGCATTTAGCTCTTAGTTACATCCAGTTAAAGGACAGTCTCTCATTTGGAGAAGGTGCATTTGTTCCTTAAGCAAGAACACCTGTGTGGTACTGCTTTTATAgctcatgtatatttataataatgaaaagacTGAATTGTACACGTTTCAGTGCCTTTCTTGTTTTATGAAAGGCAGGTAGATGTTATAGCCATAGATAAAAATCTGTAGTTAAATTGCACACTGACCTTAAATCTTCCTGTATATGCCCTTGCATCTTGCATGTTAAACATTGGATTATTGGGCATGTGTTACAGTCTGCCCTGCTACATGTCAGACAAGTGTGCATTAAGACATAGCcagaattctttaaaatgtttttgacaGATCATCTCATCATAAGAATATAAATAATTCAGGAAAGTTGTGGGAAAAAGAATTACATTTACAAAAGATGTTTCAAAGTCTTCCTAGAAATTAGATAATAGAGCTTAATAGTTATTTTGTATCTAGTTGATACATTTCATGTTAATATAACCACCATACATTCTATTAATCAAAATGATATAGCATGTGACTTTTGGCTTTCAGGGTTCtcaaaaaatttgtattttgttgCATGTACTGTATGTTTAGAGTCAACCAGTTGTATACTCACTATGGTTTTACTGTGCCTTACACAAAGAAAATCTATACAGAATGTATATCATGGGGTGGGGTAACAGAGTCTTTACTGCACTGTTAGGTGATGGCACACAGAGCATGTCCCAGAACATTTCTGTGCTTAATTACCCAACCAAAGAGATCTAAAGTATGTATGTTGTACTGTAATAGGGGTTTATGCCTGGacaattgttttgtttgttttctgaaatgATGTGAACTTATTTTTCTAAACACTATGCTAAATAAactttatatttatacatatatacctcATGTTGAAAAGTTATTTATCCCTGGAAAAGCAGAGAAggataaggaaaaacaaaaatccccACACATTTCATAGGCTGCAAATATAAGGACAATGGGagtcattttagaaaaataaactctGTTGGTCATTGTATAAAATTATGCAATGCCTTTGGGTATCCCAAAATCTGAATCTGGTACTCCATAAGGTTCGACAAAATTAAATGGAAAGTTTCAAAGACCTTTCCATTCCCAATCTTATTGAAAGAGCTCAATATAATTCATCTTTTTAAAGCACTCCCATTAGCCTAAGTCTGATTACACCACAG belongs to Manis pentadactyla isolate mManPen7 chromosome 11, mManPen7.hap1, whole genome shotgun sequence and includes:
- the SIX4 gene encoding homeobox protein SIX4 isoform X3; the protein is MSSSSPTGQIASAADIKQENGMESASEGQEAPREVAGGAAAGLSPPAPAPFPLEPGDAVAAAARVSGEEGAVAAAAAGAAADQVQLHSELLGRHHHAAAAAQTPLAFSPDHVACVCEALQQGGNLDRLARFLWSLPQSDLLRGNESLLKARALVAFHQGIYPELYSILESHSFESANHPLLQQLWYKARYTEAERARGRPLGAVDKYRLRRKFPLPRTIWDGEETVYCFKEKSRNALKELYKQNRYPSPAEKRHLAKITGLSLTQVSNWFKNRRQRDRNPSETQSKSESDGNPSTEDESSKGHEDLSPHPLSSSSDGVTNLSLSSHMEPVYMQQIGNTKISLSSSGVLLNGSLVPASTSPVFLNGNISVNSSTSDGSTFTSESTTIQQGKVFLSSLAPSAVVYTVPNSGQTIGSVKQEGLERSLVFSQLMPVNQNAQVNANLSSENISGSGLHPLASSLVNVSPTHNFSLTSPTLLNPTELNPDIADSQPMSAPVASKSTVTSVSNTNYATLQNCSLITSQDLLSVPMTQATLGEIVPTAEDQVGHPSPAVHQDFVREHRLVLQSVANIKENFLTNSEGKATGNLMMLDSKSKYVLEGMVETVCEDLETDKKELAKLQTVQLDEDMQDL
- the SIX4 gene encoding homeobox protein SIX4 isoform X1, which gives rise to MSSSSPTGQIASAADIKQENGMESASEGQEAPREVAGGAAAGLSPPAPAPFPLEPGDAVAAAARVSGEEGAVAAAAAGAAADQVQLHSELLGRHHHAAAAAQTPLAFSPDHVACVCEALQQGGNLDRLARFLWSLPQSDLLRGNESLLKARALVAFHQGIYPELYSILESHSFESANHPLLQQLWYKARYTEAERARGRPLGAVDKYRLRRKFPLPRTIWDGEETVYCFKEKSRNALKELYKQNRYPSPAEKRHLAKITGLSLTQVSNWFKNRRQRDRNPSETQSKSESDGNPSTEDESSKGHEDLSPHPLSSSSDGVTNLSLSSHMEPVYMQQIGNTKISLSSSGVLLNGSLVPASTSPVFLNGNSFIQGPNGVILNGLNVGNTQTVSLNPTKVASNIASNGISMTDILGSTSQDVKEFKVLQSSSANSEATTSYSPSAPVSFPGLIPSTEVKREGTQTVASQDGGSVVTFTTPVQINQYGIVQIPNSGVNGQFLNGSIGFSPLQLPPVSVAASQGNISVNSSTSDGSTFTSESTTIQQGKVFLSSLAPSAVVYTVPNSGQTIGSVKQEGLERSLVFSQLMPVNQNAQVNANLSSENISGSGLHPLASSLVNVSPTHNFSLTSPTLLNPTELNPDIADSQPMSAPVASKSTVTSVSNTNYATLQNCSLITSQDLLSVPMTQATLGEIVPTAEDQVGHPSPAVHQDFVREHRLVLQSVANIKENFLTNSEGKATGNLMMLDSKSKYVLEGMVETVCEDLETDKKELAKLQTVQLDEDMQDL
- the SIX4 gene encoding homeobox protein SIX4 isoform X2, which translates into the protein MIASAADIKQENGMESASEGQEAPREVAGGAAAGLSPPAPAPFPLEPGDAVAAAARVSGEEGAVAAAAAGAAADQVQLHSELLGRHHHAAAAAQTPLAFSPDHVACVCEALQQGGNLDRLARFLWSLPQSDLLRGNESLLKARALVAFHQGIYPELYSILESHSFESANHPLLQQLWYKARYTEAERARGRPLGAVDKYRLRRKFPLPRTIWDGEETVYCFKEKSRNALKELYKQNRYPSPAEKRHLAKITGLSLTQVSNWFKNRRQRDRNPSETQSKSESDGNPSTEDESSKGHEDLSPHPLSSSSDGVTNLSLSSHMEPVYMQQIGNTKISLSSSGVLLNGSLVPASTSPVFLNGNSFIQGPNGVILNGLNVGNTQTVSLNPTKVASNIASNGISMTDILGSTSQDVKEFKVLQSSSANSEATTSYSPSAPVSFPGLIPSTEVKREGTQTVASQDGGSVVTFTTPVQINQYGIVQIPNSGVNGQFLNGSIGFSPLQLPPVSVAASQGNISVNSSTSDGSTFTSESTTIQQGKVFLSSLAPSAVVYTVPNSGQTIGSVKQEGLERSLVFSQLMPVNQNAQVNANLSSENISGSGLHPLASSLVNVSPTHNFSLTSPTLLNPTELNPDIADSQPMSAPVASKSTVTSVSNTNYATLQNCSLITSQDLLSVPMTQATLGEIVPTAEDQVGHPSPAVHQDFVREHRLVLQSVANIKENFLTNSEGKATGNLMMLDSKSKYVLEGMVETVCEDLETDKKELAKLQTVQLDEDMQDL